The following are encoded together in the Vigna angularis cultivar LongXiaoDou No.4 chromosome 9, ASM1680809v1, whole genome shotgun sequence genome:
- the LOC108347125 gene encoding 10 kDa chaperonin 1, chloroplastic, translating into MVSSLLSMASTFLTLPTPFLHKTSAISFSNKRPSFSQRSTLKINAIAKKWEPTKVVPQADRVLIRLEELSEKTAGGVLLPKSAVKFERYLVGEILNVGAEAGELKAGTKVLFTDMSAYEVDLGTDAKHCFCKASDLLAVVE; encoded by the exons ATGGTCTCTTCTCTCTTATCCATGGCATCAACGTTTCTCACCCTGCCAACTCCTTTCCTACACAAAACCAGTGCCATTTCTTTCTCTAACAAGAGGCCCTCAT TTTCGCAGAGGAGCACTCTGAAGATCAATGCAATTGCCAAAAAATGGGAACCCACTAAg GTTGTGCCTCAGGCTGACAGAGTTCTTATTCGTTTGGAAGAGCTATCAGAG AAAACAGCTGGGGGAGTTTTGCTGCCCAAGTCAGCCGTGAAATTTGAGCGATATCTCGTGGGAGAA ATCCTAAATGTTGGTGCTGAGGCTGGAGAACTAAAGGCTGGAACAAAG GTACTATTCACTGACATGAGTGCTTATGAG GTGGATTTGGGGACTGATGCAAAGCACTGCTTCTGCAAAGCAAGTGACTTGTTGGCTGTGGTTGAGTAG
- the LOC108347303 gene encoding putative invertase inhibitor, whose product MNPSFPFSSSLFFTLTIIFCSLHSLGFANRLIQQTCKNCSKTDPNISYKFCVASFESNHRSQHAKNLEELGLISIKITRHNVTDTNAHINDLLEKNKSLDPFIKECLDDCLEVYSDSISTFREAIRDYKAKRHSDCNVKLSSIIDASTTCEDGFKQKNNGAISPLTKRNKDTFQLSAIALSIINMLINSDV is encoded by the coding sequence ATGAacccttcttttcctttttcttcttcccttttcttcaCTCTCACAATCATCTTCTGTTCATTGCATTCTCTAGGGTTTGCCAACCGTCTCATCCAACAGACATGCAAGAATTGCTCAAAAACCGACCCCAACATAAGCTACAAATTCTGTGTAGCATCATTCGAATCCAACCATAGGAGCCAACATGCGAAAAACCTCGAAGAACTAGGTCTAATCTCCATCAAGATAACAAGGCACAACGTGACGGATACTAACGCTCACATCAATGATCTTTTGGAGAAAAACAAGAGCTTGGACCCCTTCATCAAAGAATGTTTAGATGATTGTCTTGAAGTCTATTCTGACTCCATTTCCACTTTCAGAGAAGCCATTAGAGATTACAAGGCCAAACGCCATTCCGATTGCAACGTCAAGCTAAGCTCAATCATCGATGCCTCTACCACATGTGAAGATGGATTCAAGCAGAAGAACAATGGTGCCATTTCTCCACTcacaaaaagaaacaaagataCCTTTCAGCTTTCTGCTATAGCACTTTCCATTATTAACATGCTCATCAATTCAGATGTTTAA
- the LOC128193964 gene encoding uncharacterized protein LOC128193964, translated as MVSEQFLSLGNPVGWVCLAHACVLLVMSKWVVVVPLNVATTKCCTNSANTIALQNLEAARVSAENARASADTTQRQFMDMMAGGRTASGASSPAVLVPEWSLESFLQHHPARFTGKCSPDEADHWFRDMERIYEAKSCPDERKLAYTQYLLTGEAGHWWSNVKMILEGSETPITWELFKAKFYTEYFPDSVRFAKEVEFLELVQGNRSVSEYADRFKHLLRFNTTAVNEVWQCRKFENGLRGDIKLLVKGLRIREFPALVEMARDMERTKKEAEGPQNQQTQPLRVGGPVVSRGGSSFRKTPFSRPISSGSRSSSSQLSGQSSFASPLRCYRCGGPHLQSVCPQMSGYRRCNIYRGEGHYARDCPTVKRTGAQIHRAERSVQRGGARPQATGRVYVLTGAEAANAGNLIVSSCLLFGNSCVAFFDSGATHSFVSEACVERLGLTVGELSCDLVVSTPATGLIRTSKVCSRCPIVVEGRRFKANLICLPLQGLEVILGMDWLSSNRILIDCGNKQLIFPGKNEDMSLSLGVLKQDIRKGAYCFLVMTHMDATQESDHLSQKNQSVDFLVVNDFLDVFPEEVPGLPPPREVEFSIDLVSGAGPVSIAPYRMAPAELAELKKQIEELLEKQFIRPSASPWGAPVLLVKKKDGSSRLCIDYRQLNKLTIKNKYPLPRIDDLMDQLYGATIFSKIDLRSGYHQILVKTDDVQKTSFRSRYGHYEYVVMPFGVTNTPAIFMDYMNRIFRPFLDKLEKSIKITLGQYLKC; from the exons atggtatcagagcagtttttgTCCTTAGGAAATCCTGTAGGATGGGTGTGCCTTGCTCATGCTTGTGTACTCTTAGTCATGTCTAAATGGGTTGTCGTTGTTCCTTTAA ATGTTGCAACAACAAAATGCTGCACTAATTCAGCAAATACCATAGCCTTGCAGAATCTGGAAGCTGCAAGAGTGTCCGCTGAGAACGCCAGAGCGTCGGCCGATACCACCCAGAGGCAGTTCATGGATATGATGGCTGGTGGTAGGACCGCTTCAGGCGCGTCTTCACCTGCGGTTCTGGTCCCAGAGTGGAGTTTAGAAAGCTTTCTGCAACATCATCCAGCCAGATTCACTGGCAAATGCAGCCCGGATGAAGCTGATCATTGGTTCCGGGACATGGAGAGAATCTATGAAGCTAAGAGTTGTCCTGATGAGAGGAAACTAGCCTATACTCAATATTTGTTGACTGGGGAAGCTGGTCACTGGTGGAGCAACGTGAAGATGATCCTTGAAGGGAGTGAGACTCCTATTACCTGGGAATTATTTAAAGCCAAATTTTACACGGAATACTTTCCCGATAGTGTTAGATTTGCAAAGGAAGTGGAATTCCTTGAACTGGTGCAAGGCAACAGGTCAGTATCAGAATATGCGGATCGCTTCAAACATTTGCTTCGCTTCAACACTACGGCTGTAAATGAAGTGTGGCAATGCAGAAAATTTGAGAACGGCTTAAGGGGTGACATAAAGCTGCTTGTGAAGGGGTTACGCATTCGAGAGTTTCCCGCTTTGGTAGAAATGGCCCGTGACATGGAAAGGACCAAGAAAGAAGCAGAAGGACCCCAGAATCAGCAGACCCAACCACTAAGAGTTGGTGGACCAGTGGTATCCAGGGGAGGCTCCAGTTTTAGGAAGACCCCTTTTTCTAGACCTATTTCTTCTGGGTCTAGGAGTTCTTCCTCTCAGTTGTCAGGGCAATCCAGTTTTGCTAGCCCCTTGAGATGCTACAGGTGTGGTGGACCCCATCTACAGTCTGTTTGCCCTCAGATGAGCGGTTATCGGAGGTGTAACATCTACAGAGGTGAGGGTCATTATGCTAGAGATTGTCCTACCGTCAAGAGGACTGGAGCACAGATACACCGTGCTGAGAGATCTGTTCAGAGGGGTGGTGCCAGACCACAGGCCACTGGGCGAGTTTATGTTTTGACCGGGGCTGAGGCAGCCAACGCAGGTAACCTAATTGTCAGTagttgtttattatttgggAATTCTTGTGTGGCATTTTTTGACTCGGGGGCGACGCATTCTTTTGTGTCCGAGGCGTGTGTTGAGAGATTGGGTTTAACTGTGGGGGAACTTTCGtgtgatctggtggtgtctacACCAGCAACAGGGTTAATTAGGACATCTAAAGTGTGCTCCAGATGTCCTATTGTAGTAGAGGGACGAAGGTTCAAAGCGAACCTTATTTGTTTACCTTTGCAAGGGCTAGAAGTAATTTTGGGTATGGATTGGCTATCTTCCAATCGCATACTTATCGACTGTGGTAACAAGCAGTTGATATTTCCTGGTAAAAATGAAGATATGTCTTTGTCGTTAGGCGTGCTGAAGCAAGATATCAGGAAAGGTGCTTATTGTTTCTTGGTTATGACGCATATGGACGCAACTCAGGAGTCAGATCATTTGTCTCAAAAGAATCAGAGTGTAGACTTCTTAGTTGTGAACGACTTCTTGGATGTTTTTCCGGAAGAAGTTCCTGGTTTACCTCCTCCGCGAGAAGTGGAGTTTTCTATTGATCTGGTCTCAGGAGCAGGGCCAGTATCTATAGCCCCTTATCGGATGGCTCCAGCTGAGTTGGCTGAGttgaagaagcagattgaagagctGTTAGAGAAACAGTTTATCCGACCGAGTGCTTCGCCGTGGGGTGCGCCTGTGTTgttagtaaagaagaaggatggtagcTCCAGGCTGTGTATTGATTACAGGCAATTGAATAAGTTGACAATCAAGAATAAGTATCCGTTGCCGAGGATAGATGATTTGATGGATCAGTTATATGGGGCTACAATATTCTCTAAGATTGATCTTAGGTCAGGCTATCATCAAATCTTGGTGAAAACAGATGATGTGCAGAAGACATCGTTCAGATCTAGATATGGCCATTATGAGTATgtagttatgccttttggtgtgaCTAATACTCCAGCCAttttcatggactacatgaacaggaTTTTCAGACCGTTCTTAGACAA ACTCGAGAAGAGCATCAAGATCACCTTAGGTCAGTACTTGAAgtgttga
- the LOC108346907 gene encoding protein TRIGALACTOSYLDIACYLGLYCEROL 4, chloroplastic, whose amino-acid sequence MARLKTGIDSAFWDLNVASPQCHDGWAKSVPGEPFPVEASVASKVLRPQQFSFLRNELPFPIVAPLLSPTSPKDLGSFGLQALLLKLSSSRWWLTMTGQFRPRKLIVGVKNEISKAEDFDLSTVKDVAKHFVDKALFSLGLTFQYAFSPSTSVLFGLEGHGEKAKLRRKVMVYHKLPDHDLTLEAAWPQLFLDHKGKYWDVPESLSVDLSSLLSESGIRWRVGLHKNGGNPQQVNATDGKPPLSLLPGLSLKSAVSYEKIKYFWRDKGTVEQGNEDVVPYDVRLNEPHSAVFGVIGGTFTLNGRSFSSTNSTEDLGVSTSKRFQFFGDVFGSVGYSFQRGKFTKKYGDLTRVDARLDISSASASAKKILNGSRADVGEQLPALPRLNLIFQQQVAGPVVFRADSRIALENGLAIEDFICSLSYSLKSFESGKVVAWYSPKRKEGMVELRMYEF is encoded by the exons ATGGCGAGGCTTAAGACGGGCATTGATTCGGCGTTCTGGGACCTCAACGTGGCCTCGCCGCAGTGCCACGACGGCTGGGCCAAGTCCGTTCCCGGAGAACCTTTTCCGGTGGAAGCCTCCGTCGCCAGCAAAGTGCTCCGCCCCCAGCAATTCTCCTTCCTCCGAAACGAGCTCCCTTTTCCCATTGTCGCTCCCTTGCTCTCTCCCACTTCCCCCAAGGATTTGGGCTCCTTCGGTCTCCAGGCCCTTCTCCTCAAACTCTCCTCTTCTCGCTG GTGGCTTACAATGACCGGACAGTTTCGTCCCAGGAAGCTGATTGTTGGTGTTAAAAATGAGATTTCTAAGGCTGAAGATTTTGATCTCTCCACGGTCAAGGATGTTGCAAAGCATTTCGTTGACAAGGCACTTTTTTCGCTTGGGTTAACATTTCAGTATGCTTTTTCTCCTTCAACATCCGTATTGTTTGGTTTAGAGGGCCATGGTGAGAAAGCAAAATTGCGCCGCAAAGTGATGGTTTATCATAAG CTTCCTGATCATGATCTTACATTAGAAGCAGCATGGCCTCAATTGTTTCTTGACCACAAAGGAAAATATTGGGATGTCCCTGAGTCTTTATCTGTTGATTTGTCATCCCTTTTGTCTGAATCTGGAATCCGTTGGCGTGTTGGGTTACATAAAAATGGTGGTAATCCCCAGCAAGTGAATGCAACAGATGGTAAGCCGCCATTATCTCTGCTACCAGGGTTATCTCTGAAGAGTGCCGTGAGTTATGAGAAGATTAAATACTTCTGGAGAGATAAAGGCACCGTGGAACAAGGGAATGAAGATGTGGTTCCATATGATGTGCGTCTTAACGAACCTCACTCAGCTGTGTTTGGAGTGATTG GTGGCACCTTTACTTTGAATGGAAGGAGCTTTTCTAGCACTAATTCAACAGAAGATTTAGGGGTGTCAACAAGCAAGAGATTTCAATTTTTTGGTGATGTGTTTGGCTCAGTTGGTTACTCCTTTCAGCGTGgaaaattcacaaaaaaatatGGGGACTTGACCAGAGTAGATGCTCGTCTGGATATTTCTTCAGCTTCAGCATCTGCAAAGAAGATTCTGAATGGTTCCAGGGCTGATGTTGGTGAACAACTACCAGCTTTGCCCAGGCTAAATTTAATCTTTCAACAACAG GTTGCAGGGCCAGTTGTTTTCCGAGCAGATTCCCGAATTGCACTGGAAAATGGTTTGGCGATAGAGGATTTCATTTGCAGCCTGAGTTACTCCTTGAAGTCATTTGAGTCTGGAAAGGTTGTTGCTTGGTATTCTCCAAAAAGGAAAGAGGGAATGGTTGAGTTGCGAATGTATGAGTTTTAG
- the LOC108347210 gene encoding E3 ubiquitin-protein ligase ATL4, translating to MASPPPLTLNVVGSDTDNAFPTVASSSLTPPSPRRSSPLQSLSPSILIIVTVLAVTVIVSLALCFLLRHLNRRCLRRFSSSSAAPSASASATPIFSSSRRISPEIVLSSSSAAVAASVIDTLPLFTFSSVTRRSSSAAADCAVCLSKFHHHDLLRLLPLCCHAFHAECIDTWLQSNLSCPLCRSPIAAAESDMAKILRPPSSTAGSSDSFRLELGNISRRGAEGAAATAARGDSRSRSYSIGSFDYLVDDESEVAFSHARRRSEDDAKEFLANETQTPSTHNEASLASEVAGVRSWLKDYMDRFSASISSRTASFRSSGRFFSGGGSSRRSDVVPVVAAEYDLEGNRIGEEISEMFRWLSGV from the coding sequence ATGGCTTCGCCGCCACCGTTAACGCTAAACGTCGTCGGATCAGACACAGACAACGCGTTCCCGACCGTCGCTTCGAGTTCCCTAACGCCGCCGTCCCCGCGCCGTTCGTCTCCTTTACAGAGCCTCAGTCCCAGCATTCTCATCATCGTCACGGTCCTCGCCGTCACCGTTATTGTTTCTCTCGCGCTCTGCTTCCTCCTCCGCCACCTCAATCGCCGCTGCCTCCGccgcttctcctcctcctccgccgCGCCCTCCGCATCCGCCTCCGCCACGCCGATATTCTCCTCCAGCCGCCGCATCTCGCCGGAGATTGTGCTCTCCTCGTCCTCCGCCGCTGTCGCCGCCTCAGTCATCGACACGCTGCCGCTATTCACGTTCTCCTCCGTCACGCGCCGCTCTTCCTCCGCCGCCGCCGACTGCGCGGTCTGCCTCTCCAAGTTCCACCACCACGACCTCCTCCGCCTCCTCCCTCTCTGCTGCCACGCCTTCCACGCCGAGTGCATCGACACCTGGCTCCAGTCCAACCTTTCGTGTCCGCTCTGCCGCTCTCCCATAGCCGCCGCGGAATCCGACATGGCCAAAATCCTCCGGCCGCCGTCCTCCACCGCCGGCAGCAGCGACAGCTTCCGCCTCGAGTTAGGCAATATCAGCCGCCGTGGCGCCGAGGGCGCCGCGGCCACCGCCGCTCGCGGAGATTCACGGTCCCGGTCCTATTCCATTGGTTCGTTTGATTATTTGGTAGATGATGAGTCTGAGGTTGCTTTCAGCCACGCCCGCCGGAGGAGCGAGGACGATGCGAAGGAGTTTCTGGCCAACGAGACTCAGACCCCGTCCACTCACAACGAGGCGAGTCTGGCCAGCGAGGTCGCCGGCGTCAGGAGCTGGCTTAAGGACTACATGGATAGGTTTTCTGCTTCTATCTCGTCAAGAACAGCGTCTTTTCGAAGCTCCGGAAGGTTCTTCAGCGGTGGCGGGAGTAGTCGGCGAAGCGACGTCGTTCCAGTGGTGGCTGCGGAATACGACTTGGAAGGAAACCGAATTGGTGAAGAGATAAGCGAAATGTTCCGATGGCTTTCAGGGGTATGA